A single genomic interval of Trichosurus vulpecula isolate mTriVul1 chromosome 6, mTriVul1.pri, whole genome shotgun sequence harbors:
- the REST gene encoding RE1-silencing transcription factor isoform X2, which translates to MATQVLGQTGGNGLFAGNANIVMALPNDMYDLHDLSKAELAAPQLIMLANVALTGEVNGGCCDYMVGEERQMAELTTVGDSNFSDSDGEGLEGAPGIEKTFNSEKDPPSETPYQPETPEDKCKSLKSKPFRCKPCQYEAESEEEFVHHIRVHSANKFFAEENAEKQAQQTQTKESESSVAEEADFSKGPIRCDRCGYNTNRYDHYLAHLKHHNKAGENERVYKCMLCTYTTVSEYHWKKHLRNHFPKKVYTCSQCSYFSDRKNNYIQHIRTHTGERPYQCAMCPYSSSQKTHLTRHMRTHSGEKPFKCDQCSYVASNQHEVTRHARQVHNGPKPLTCPHCDYKTADRSNFKKHVELHVNPRQFLCPVCDYAASKKCNLQYHIKSRHSDCCDIAMDVSKVKLKKSKKSEADNCGSDSMAGEKTEKEQTKTKGDAVDKINEKNVKVEKKEKENASKEKKPCTAVSLGQVTTRNRKLATESKEVDVKAGKGSEKSGKNKKVKRKMESEAASSNSNPVNDTEPVVKKKKKVESRSRKSQEAGKDEVRVEEHKRQKACLKKNKKKKALKGKHGKKPTKSIQVKPTQNELVPEKSPPPPPPPPPPPPPPAPPVSLPLPQEDPKEKSDSPREEPQKEEVLVEDALVPVNSPITEERSNIQDSLSTPAPSPEPALAPAPDPVPVPVPVPAPAPTSPAENVEDAEMKDQEMLLEQKEEDKETALQKAIDEEPNRSQSGCTQESLPSTCEPEEDLLNKEHQTDIVCEMETETSPAPAEHLADKDLTAEEPPSQPESPLLPEPELPAPPPSAEQCEPASQTVPVPSSAPTAANESQEIDEDEGIHSHDGSDLSDNMSEGSDDSGLNGARSVQEETSRKASQEEVATAVEAANFVCIFCDRAFRKEGEYSKHLNRHLVNVYYLEEATKELE; encoded by the exons ATGGCCACTCAAGTGCTGGGTCAGACTGGAGGCAACGGGCTTTTCGCTGGGAATGCCAACATTGTCATGGCATTGCCTAACGACATGTACGACTTACATGACCTCTCCAAAGCGGAGCTGGCAGCACCTCAGCTGATTATGTTGGCAAATGTGGCCTTGACTGGGGAAGTGAATGGCGGTTGCTGTGACTACATGGTTGGAGAAGAAAGACAAATGGCAGAGTTGACCACGGTGGGAGACAGCAACTTCTCAGACAGTGATGGAGAGGGACTTGAAGGGGCTCCTGGAATAGAAA AGACTTTTAATTCGGAAAAAGACCCTCCCTCGGAGACCCCGTATCAGCCAGAGACCCCTGAGGACAAATGCAAGAGCTTGAAGAGCAAGCCCTTTCGCTGCAAACCCTGTCAGTATGAAGCAGAGTCTGAAGAAGAGTTTGTGCATCACATCAGAGTCCACAGCGCCAATAAATTTTTTGCAGAGGAAAATGCAGAGAAACAAGCACAACAAACACAGACCAAGGAGTCAGAGTCTTCTGTTGCTGAAGAAGCGGATTTTTCCAAGGGGCCTATCCGATGCGACCGTTGTGGCTATAATACTAACAGATATGATCACTATTTGGCTCACCTGAAGCACCACAACAAAGCAGGAGAGAACGAGCGAGTCTATAAGTGCATGTTATGCACATACACCACGGTGAGCGAGTATCACTGGAAGAAACACTTGCGGAATCATTTTCCTAAGAAAGTGTATACCTGCTCCCAGTGCTCCTACTTTTCAGACAGGAAGAACAATTATATTCAACATATTCGAACACATACTG GTGAACGCCCATATCAGTGTGCTATGTGTCCTTATTCCAGCTCGCAGAAGACACATTTAACTAGACATATGCGTACTCATTCAG GTGAGAAACCATTTAAATGTGATCAGTGCAGTTACGTGGCCTCTAATCAGCATGAAGTAACTCGACATGCGAGGCAGGTTCACAACGGGCCGAAGCCGCTGACCTGCCCACACTGTGACTACAAAACAGCTGATCGTAGTAACTTCAAAAAGCATGTTGAACTCCATGTGAACCCACGACAATTCCTTTGCCCTGTGTGTGACTATGCTGCTTCCAAGAAGTGTAATCTGCAGTATCATATCAAGTCCAGGCATTCCGACTGTTGCGATATTGCAATGGATGTTTCCAAAGTGAAactaaaaaaatccaaaaagagtGAGGCAGACAATTGTGGTTCTGATAGTATGGCTGGTGAAAAAAcggaaaaagaacaaacaaaaacaaagggagATGCGGTGGACaagattaatgaaaagaatgtaaaagttgagaaaaaagaaaaagaaaatgcctcgAAAGAGAAAAAGCCGTGCACTGCGGTTTCCTTAGGCCAAGTGACCACCCGAAATCGTAAGTTGGCAACAGAGTCAAAGGAGGTAGATGTTAAAGCAGGGAAAGGTTCAGAAAAATCAGGTAAAAAcaagaaagttaaaagaaaaatggaaagtgaagCAGCTTCTTCAAATAGTAACCCAGTGAATGATACAGAACCTgtggtgaaaaagaaaaagaaagttgaaagcAGATCCAGGAAGAGCCAGGAAGCTGGAAAAGATGAAGTCAGAGTGGAAGAGCATAAAAGACAGAAAGCTTgcctgaagaaaaacaaaaaaaagaaagctttgaaAGGTAAACATGGTAAAAAACCCACCAAGTCCATTCAGGTAAAGCCAACTCAAAATGAGCTGGTCCCTGAaaagtctcctcctcctcctcctcctcctcctcctcctcctcctcctcctgctcctcctgtctctcttcctcttcctcaagaGGATCCAAAGGAAAAGTCTGACAGCCCTAGGGAAGAACCACAGAAAGAGGAAGTCCTTGTGGAAGATGCCTTAGTGCCTGTTAATAGCCCAATAACCGAAGAAAGGTCAAACATTCAGGACTCCTTGTCCACGCCAGCGCCCTCGCCAGAGCCAGCATTAGCACCAGCGCCAGACCCAGTGCCTGTACCTGTACCAGTACCTGCACCTGCACCTACATCGCCGGCTGAAAATGTAGAGGATGCAGAAATGAAAGACCAAGAAATGCTCCTTgaacagaaggaagaagacaaagaaactgCTCTTCAGAAAGCTATAGATGAAGAGCCAAATAGGAGTCAGTCTGGTTGTACCCAGGAGTCACTTCCATCCACTTGTGAGCCAGAGGAGGATCTTCTCAATAAAGAGCATCAAACTGACATAGTGTGTGAAATGGAAACTGAAACTAGTCCAGCCCCAGCAGAGCATCTGGCTGACAAAGACTTGACAGCTGAAGAGCCCCCTTCCCAGCCAGAATCCCCACTGTTGCCAGAACCTGAGTTGCCTGCTCCTCCGCCATCAGCAGAACAGTGTGAGCCAGCTTCCCAAACGGTGCCAGTGCCCTCCTCAGCTCCTACTGCTGCAAATGAGTCTCAGGAAATTGATGAAGATGAGGGCATCCACAGTCACGATGGCAGCGATCTAAGTGACAACATGTCAGAGGGCAGTGATGACTCTGGGTTGAATGGTGCTCGATCTGTGCAGGAAGAAACCAGTAGAAAAGCTTCCCAGGAAGAAGTAGCAACAGCAGTTGAAGCAGCAAACTTTGTTTGCATTTTCTGTGATAGAGCttttagaaaggaaggagaatatagCAAACACCTTAATCGACATTTAGTAAATGTCTACTACCTTGAGGAAGCAACTAAGGAGTTAGAATAA
- the REST gene encoding RE1-silencing transcription factor isoform X1: protein MATQVLGQTGGNGLFAGNANIVMALPNDMYDLHDLSKAELAAPQLIMLANVALTGEVNGGCCDYMVGEERQMAELTTVGDSNFSDSDGEGLEGAPGIESESNRPENMELGSLEIIVVDPQTVYESSVPETFNSEKDPPSETPYQPETPEDKCKSLKSKPFRCKPCQYEAESEEEFVHHIRVHSANKFFAEENAEKQAQQTQTKESESSVAEEADFSKGPIRCDRCGYNTNRYDHYLAHLKHHNKAGENERVYKCMLCTYTTVSEYHWKKHLRNHFPKKVYTCSQCSYFSDRKNNYIQHIRTHTGERPYQCAMCPYSSSQKTHLTRHMRTHSGEKPFKCDQCSYVASNQHEVTRHARQVHNGPKPLTCPHCDYKTADRSNFKKHVELHVNPRQFLCPVCDYAASKKCNLQYHIKSRHSDCCDIAMDVSKVKLKKSKKSEADNCGSDSMAGEKTEKEQTKTKGDAVDKINEKNVKVEKKEKENASKEKKPCTAVSLGQVTTRNRKLATESKEVDVKAGKGSEKSGKNKKVKRKMESEAASSNSNPVNDTEPVVKKKKKVESRSRKSQEAGKDEVRVEEHKRQKACLKKNKKKKALKGKHGKKPTKSIQVKPTQNELVPEKSPPPPPPPPPPPPPPAPPVSLPLPQEDPKEKSDSPREEPQKEEVLVEDALVPVNSPITEERSNIQDSLSTPAPSPEPALAPAPDPVPVPVPVPAPAPTSPAENVEDAEMKDQEMLLEQKEEDKETALQKAIDEEPNRSQSGCTQESLPSTCEPEEDLLNKEHQTDIVCEMETETSPAPAEHLADKDLTAEEPPSQPESPLLPEPELPAPPPSAEQCEPASQTVPVPSSAPTAANESQEIDEDEGIHSHDGSDLSDNMSEGSDDSGLNGARSVQEETSRKASQEEVATAVEAANFVCIFCDRAFRKEGEYSKHLNRHLVNVYYLEEATKELE, encoded by the exons ATGGCCACTCAAGTGCTGGGTCAGACTGGAGGCAACGGGCTTTTCGCTGGGAATGCCAACATTGTCATGGCATTGCCTAACGACATGTACGACTTACATGACCTCTCCAAAGCGGAGCTGGCAGCACCTCAGCTGATTATGTTGGCAAATGTGGCCTTGACTGGGGAAGTGAATGGCGGTTGCTGTGACTACATGGTTGGAGAAGAAAGACAAATGGCAGAGTTGACCACGGTGGGAGACAGCAACTTCTCAGACAGTGATGGAGAGGGACTTGAAGGGGCTCCTGGAATAGAAAGTGAGTCAAATAGACCTGAAAACATGGAATTGGGGTCTTTGGAAATCATTGTTGTTGACCCTCAGACTGTGTATGAATCATCTGTTCCAGAGACTTTTAATTCGGAAAAAGACCCTCCCTCGGAGACCCCGTATCAGCCAGAGACCCCTGAGGACAAATGCAAGAGCTTGAAGAGCAAGCCCTTTCGCTGCAAACCCTGTCAGTATGAAGCAGAGTCTGAAGAAGAGTTTGTGCATCACATCAGAGTCCACAGCGCCAATAAATTTTTTGCAGAGGAAAATGCAGAGAAACAAGCACAACAAACACAGACCAAGGAGTCAGAGTCTTCTGTTGCTGAAGAAGCGGATTTTTCCAAGGGGCCTATCCGATGCGACCGTTGTGGCTATAATACTAACAGATATGATCACTATTTGGCTCACCTGAAGCACCACAACAAAGCAGGAGAGAACGAGCGAGTCTATAAGTGCATGTTATGCACATACACCACGGTGAGCGAGTATCACTGGAAGAAACACTTGCGGAATCATTTTCCTAAGAAAGTGTATACCTGCTCCCAGTGCTCCTACTTTTCAGACAGGAAGAACAATTATATTCAACATATTCGAACACATACTG GTGAACGCCCATATCAGTGTGCTATGTGTCCTTATTCCAGCTCGCAGAAGACACATTTAACTAGACATATGCGTACTCATTCAG GTGAGAAACCATTTAAATGTGATCAGTGCAGTTACGTGGCCTCTAATCAGCATGAAGTAACTCGACATGCGAGGCAGGTTCACAACGGGCCGAAGCCGCTGACCTGCCCACACTGTGACTACAAAACAGCTGATCGTAGTAACTTCAAAAAGCATGTTGAACTCCATGTGAACCCACGACAATTCCTTTGCCCTGTGTGTGACTATGCTGCTTCCAAGAAGTGTAATCTGCAGTATCATATCAAGTCCAGGCATTCCGACTGTTGCGATATTGCAATGGATGTTTCCAAAGTGAAactaaaaaaatccaaaaagagtGAGGCAGACAATTGTGGTTCTGATAGTATGGCTGGTGAAAAAAcggaaaaagaacaaacaaaaacaaagggagATGCGGTGGACaagattaatgaaaagaatgtaaaagttgagaaaaaagaaaaagaaaatgcctcgAAAGAGAAAAAGCCGTGCACTGCGGTTTCCTTAGGCCAAGTGACCACCCGAAATCGTAAGTTGGCAACAGAGTCAAAGGAGGTAGATGTTAAAGCAGGGAAAGGTTCAGAAAAATCAGGTAAAAAcaagaaagttaaaagaaaaatggaaagtgaagCAGCTTCTTCAAATAGTAACCCAGTGAATGATACAGAACCTgtggtgaaaaagaaaaagaaagttgaaagcAGATCCAGGAAGAGCCAGGAAGCTGGAAAAGATGAAGTCAGAGTGGAAGAGCATAAAAGACAGAAAGCTTgcctgaagaaaaacaaaaaaaagaaagctttgaaAGGTAAACATGGTAAAAAACCCACCAAGTCCATTCAGGTAAAGCCAACTCAAAATGAGCTGGTCCCTGAaaagtctcctcctcctcctcctcctcctcctcctcctcctcctcctcctgctcctcctgtctctcttcctcttcctcaagaGGATCCAAAGGAAAAGTCTGACAGCCCTAGGGAAGAACCACAGAAAGAGGAAGTCCTTGTGGAAGATGCCTTAGTGCCTGTTAATAGCCCAATAACCGAAGAAAGGTCAAACATTCAGGACTCCTTGTCCACGCCAGCGCCCTCGCCAGAGCCAGCATTAGCACCAGCGCCAGACCCAGTGCCTGTACCTGTACCAGTACCTGCACCTGCACCTACATCGCCGGCTGAAAATGTAGAGGATGCAGAAATGAAAGACCAAGAAATGCTCCTTgaacagaaggaagaagacaaagaaactgCTCTTCAGAAAGCTATAGATGAAGAGCCAAATAGGAGTCAGTCTGGTTGTACCCAGGAGTCACTTCCATCCACTTGTGAGCCAGAGGAGGATCTTCTCAATAAAGAGCATCAAACTGACATAGTGTGTGAAATGGAAACTGAAACTAGTCCAGCCCCAGCAGAGCATCTGGCTGACAAAGACTTGACAGCTGAAGAGCCCCCTTCCCAGCCAGAATCCCCACTGTTGCCAGAACCTGAGTTGCCTGCTCCTCCGCCATCAGCAGAACAGTGTGAGCCAGCTTCCCAAACGGTGCCAGTGCCCTCCTCAGCTCCTACTGCTGCAAATGAGTCTCAGGAAATTGATGAAGATGAGGGCATCCACAGTCACGATGGCAGCGATCTAAGTGACAACATGTCAGAGGGCAGTGATGACTCTGGGTTGAATGGTGCTCGATCTGTGCAGGAAGAAACCAGTAGAAAAGCTTCCCAGGAAGAAGTAGCAACAGCAGTTGAAGCAGCAAACTTTGTTTGCATTTTCTGTGATAGAGCttttagaaaggaaggagaatatagCAAACACCTTAATCGACATTTAGTAAATGTCTACTACCTTGAGGAAGCAACTAAGGAGTTAGAATAA